A stretch of the Medicago truncatula cultivar Jemalong A17 chromosome 5, MtrunA17r5.0-ANR, whole genome shotgun sequence genome encodes the following:
- the LOC11443119 gene encoding thylakoid lumenal protein TL20.3, chloroplastic isoform X1, with translation MALNSFTPLSINSHHVSCYPSSSKVSKSSQVICKMSLNNDHPQESNKNWGKLVSATLAAAVIVFSSDMSALADLNKFEAEVRGEFGIGSAAQFGSADLKKTVHVNENFRRANFTSADMRESDFSGSTFNGAYMEKAVAFKANFTGADLSDTLMDRMVLNEANLTNAILSRTVLTRSDLGGAIIEGADFSDAVLDLPQKLALCKYASGTNPVTGVSTRVSLGCGNKRRNAYGTPSSPLLSAPPQKLLDRDGFCDEASGLCDSK, from the exons ATGGCACTGAATTCATTCACACCACTTTCAATCAATTCTCACCATGTTTCTTGTTACCCTTCAAGTTCCAAGGTTTCAAAGTCCTCTCAAGTTATTTGCAAAATGAGCTTAAACAATGATCATCCTCAAG AGTCCAACAAGAACTGGGGGAAACTTGTTTCGGCCACGTTGGCAGCTGCTGTTATTGTTTTCAGCTCTGACATGTCTGCCCTTGCTGATCTTAACAAATTTGAAGCTGAAGTCAGGGGTGAATTTGGTATTGGATCAGCTGCCCAATTTGGATCAGCAGACCTCAA GAAAACAGTGCACGTGAATGAAAATTTCAG AAGAGCCAATTTCACATCTGCTGATATGAGAGAATCAGATTTTAGCGGTTCTACTTTCAATGGTGCATACATGGAGAAAGCTGTTGCATTCAAAGCAAATTTTACAG GTGCTGATTTGAGTGATACATTGATGGATCGCATG GTTCTTAATGAAGCCAATCTTACGAATGCCATTCTTTCTAGAACAGTCCTCACGCGGAGTGACCTTGGAGGCGCCATCATTGAAGGCGCTGATTTTAGTGATGCCGTGTTGGACCTTCCCCAAAAACTG GCTTTATGCAAGTATGCTAGTGGCACAAATCCTGTAACAGGAGTAAGCACAAGAGTGAGTTTAGGTTGCGGAAACAAACGACGAAATGCTTATGGCACCCCATCATCTCCATTGTTGAGTGCTCCACCACAGAAACTACTAGACCGGGATGGTTTCTGTGATGAAGCATCAGGCCTTTGCGACTCGAAATAG
- the LOC11443119 gene encoding thylakoid lumenal protein TL20.3, chloroplastic isoform X2, whose protein sequence is MIILKVELPCANVESNKNWGKLVSATLAAAVIVFSSDMSALADLNKFEAEVRGEFGIGSAAQFGSADLKKTVHVNENFRRANFTSADMRESDFSGSTFNGAYMEKAVAFKANFTGADLSDTLMDRMVLNEANLTNAILSRTVLTRSDLGGAIIEGADFSDAVLDLPQKLALCKYASGTNPVTGVSTRVSLGCGNKRRNAYGTPSSPLLSAPPQKLLDRDGFCDEASGLCDSK, encoded by the exons ATGATCATCCTCAAG GTTGAGCTGCCATGTGCTAATGTAGAGTCCAACAAGAACTGGGGGAAACTTGTTTCGGCCACGTTGGCAGCTGCTGTTATTGTTTTCAGCTCTGACATGTCTGCCCTTGCTGATCTTAACAAATTTGAAGCTGAAGTCAGGGGTGAATTTGGTATTGGATCAGCTGCCCAATTTGGATCAGCAGACCTCAA GAAAACAGTGCACGTGAATGAAAATTTCAG AAGAGCCAATTTCACATCTGCTGATATGAGAGAATCAGATTTTAGCGGTTCTACTTTCAATGGTGCATACATGGAGAAAGCTGTTGCATTCAAAGCAAATTTTACAG GTGCTGATTTGAGTGATACATTGATGGATCGCATG GTTCTTAATGAAGCCAATCTTACGAATGCCATTCTTTCTAGAACAGTCCTCACGCGGAGTGACCTTGGAGGCGCCATCATTGAAGGCGCTGATTTTAGTGATGCCGTGTTGGACCTTCCCCAAAAACTG GCTTTATGCAAGTATGCTAGTGGCACAAATCCTGTAACAGGAGTAAGCACAAGAGTGAGTTTAGGTTGCGGAAACAAACGACGAAATGCTTATGGCACCCCATCATCTCCATTGTTGAGTGCTCCACCACAGAAACTACTAGACCGGGATGGTTTCTGTGATGAAGCATCAGGCCTTTGCGACTCGAAATAG
- the LOC11436826 gene encoding LOW QUALITY PROTEIN: stress-induced-phosphoprotein 1-like (The sequence of the model RefSeq protein was modified relative to this genomic sequence to represent the inferred CDS: deleted 2 bases in 1 codon): METDEEKEVKQRKAEVRKENVAGDAAYKKDFDTTIQHYLKALELDDEGVSFLTNDAAVYLEMGKYKDCIKDCDRVVEGGRELRSDYKMIARALNRKGTALGNTEKCSKDHVKKNVMKLESNSEKSIVISQLLLLSEDLVIDILSRVSLKSLLTSARYVCKSWATIINSSNFAIQQCTHSKPGLLVENKSMSYYFLDIKDDLNGHFERIDLGTYSGMGSLRSTCDGILLF, translated from the exons ATGGAGACCGATGAGGAGAAGGAAGTGAAGCAGAGGAAGGCTGAGGTGCGGAAAGAAAATGTGGCTGGTGATGCTGCGTATAAGAAGGATTTTGATACTACTATTCAACATTATTTAAAAGCTTTGGAATTGGATGATGAGGGTGTGTCCTTTCTCACCAACGATGCTGCTGTGTACTTGGAAATGGGAAAG TACAAGGATTGCATAAAAGATTGTGATAGGGTTGTTGAAGGAGGAAGGGAACTAAGATCAGACTACAAGATGATAGCAAGAGCT TTGAATAGGAAAGGGACTGCCTTGGGCAACACGGAAAAATGCTCTAAAGATCATGTGAAGAAGAATGTTATGAAGTTGGAGTCAAATAGTGAGAAGTCTATAGTGATTTCACAGCTGCTGCTTCTCTCTGAAGACTTGGTTATTGATATCCTTAGTCGGGTTTCTCTCAAGAGCTTGCTTACTTCTGCAAGGTACGTTTGCAAATCATGGGCTACTATTATTAATAGCTCAAATTTTGCAATTCAACAATGCACACATTCTAAACCTGGTCTTTTAGTTGAAAATAAGTCAATGAGTTATTATTTCTTGGATATTAAAGATGATTTAAATGGTCACTTTGAAAGGATTGATTTGGGGACATATTCAGGCATGGGAAGTTTAAGGAGTACTTGTGATGGCATATTGTTGTTTTAG
- the LOC11429166 gene encoding NADH dehydrogenase (ubiquinone) complex I, assembly factor 6: protein MSGGSASSNLRQALSYCVQQVRSYDYHHYLCLLELPPSMRKAAFTLRALNVETARAMDVASDPRIGLMRLVWWQEAIDKLFANKLIEHPTALALSSVIAETKISKTWLKRSVEARINDARREATDIPETMEELEKYAENTVSTMLYLTLQAGGITSTAADHAASHIGKASGILLLLKSLPYHAGHNRHFSYIPRAIASKHGLIFKQEGQGERWVDSREGLCEAVYEMASVANAHLEKARKLAGSVPAEAVPVLLPAVPAQVLLDSLRRVQFDVFDPRLARGVLGIPPLWYQLQLKWTSWRRKY, encoded by the coding sequence ATGAGTGGCGGTTCTGCATCTAGTAACTTAAGGCAAGCTCTCTCCTATTGCGTACAACAAGTGCGAAGTTATGATTACCATCACTATCTCTGCCTTCTTGAATTGCCTCCATCTATGCGGAAGGCTGCATTTACACTCCGTGCCTTGAATGTTGAAACAGCTAGAGCTATGGATGTTGCTTCAGATCCCAGGATTGGCCTTATGCGCCTTGTCTGGTGGCAGGAAGCGATAGACAAATTGTTTGCCAATAAATTAATTGAACATCCAACAGCGCTGGCCCTGTCAAGCGTGATAGCAGAGACCAAAATTAGTAAGACATGGTTGAAACGATCCGTTGAAGCCCGGATCAACGATGCAAGAAGAGAGGCTACCGACATTCCAGAAACTATGGAAGAATTGGAGAAATATGCCGAGAACACGGTATCTACTATGTTGTACTTGACACTTCAAGCTGGCGGTATCACGTCTACTGCAGCTGATCATGCAGCCTCACATATTGGCAAGGCTAGCGGTATTCTTTTGCTCCTTAAATCGCTACCTTATCATGCTGGTCACAACCGACATTTTTCTTACATTCCAAGGGCAATAGCATCCAAACATGGGCTAATTTTTAAACAGGAAGGTCAAGGAGAGAGATGGGTGGATTCTCGTGAGGGTCTGTGTGAAGCAGTTTATGAAATGGCATCAGTTGCCAACGCACACTTAGAAAAGGCACGTAAATTAGCTGGGAGTGTGCCTGCTGAGGCTGTTCCAGTGCTCCTGCCAGCTGTGCCTGCTCAGGTTCTCTTGGATTCCCTACGCCGGGTGCAATTTGATGTGTTTGATCCAAGGCTAGCACGAGGGGTGCTGGGAATACCACCTTTGTGGTACCAGCTTCAACTCAAGTGGACTTCATGGAGAAGGAAATACTAA
- the LOC11436300 gene encoding hsp70-Hsp90 organizing protein 3, whose protein sequence is MADEAKAKGNAAFSSGDFSTAIRHFSEAIDLSPTNHVLYSNRSAAYASLQNYTDALTDAKKTVELKPDWSKGYSRLGAAHLGLSQYDDAVSAYKKGLEIDPNNEPLKSGLADAQKAAAASFSRPRSAPGANPFGDAFSGPEMWAKLTADPTTRVYLQQPDFVKMMQDIQKDPNNLNLYLKDQRVMQAFGVLLNVKIGRGGDDVDMPDMPSSSERKRAAEPEVTKQPEVEPEPEPEPMEVADEEKEVKQRKADAQKEKEAGNAAYKKKDFDTAIQHYSKALELDDEDVSFLTNRAAVYLEMGKYEDCIKDCDKAVERGRELRADYKMIARALTRKGTAMGKTAKCSKDYEPVIETYQKALTEHRNPDTLKKLNEAEKAKKELEQQEYFDPNLADEEREKGNEYFKQQKYPEAIKHYTESIKRNPQNPKAYSNRAACYTKLGAMPEGLKDAEKCIELDPTFTKGYTRKGAVQFFMKEYEKALETYQEGLKHDANNQELLEGVRSCVKQINRTSRGDVTPEELKERQAKAMSDPEIQNILQDPVMRQVLVDFQENPKAAQEHTKNPGVMDKIQKLISAGIVQMK, encoded by the exons ATGGCCGACGAAGCTAAAGCCAAAGGCAACGCAGCATTCTCTTCCGGCGATTTCTCAACGGCCATCCGTCACTTCTCTGAAGCCATCGATCTTTCCCCCACCAACCACGTCCTCTACTCCAACCGATCCGCCGCTTACGCTTCTCTCCAGAATTACACCGACGCTTTAACCGATGCCAAGAAAACCGTCGAACTCAAACCTGATTGGTCAAAGGGTTACAGCCGTCTCGGTGCCGCTCATCTCGGTCTTTCTCAATACGATGACGCCGTTTCAGCTTACAAGAAAGGGTTAGAAATTGATCCTAATAATGAACCCTTGAAATCAGGTTTAGCCGATGCTCAAAAAGCCGCGGCGGCGAGTTTTTCTAGGCCACGTTCTGCGCCGGGTGCTAATCCCTTTGGTGATGCCTTTTCTGGACCAGAGATGTGGGCGAAACTCACGGCTGATCCTACAACTAGGGTTTATCTTCAACAACCTGATTTTGTGAAGATGATGCAAGATATTCAAAAGGATCCcaataatttgaatttgtatttgaAGGATCAAAGAGTTATGCAAGCTTTTGGGGTTTTGCTTAATGTTAAAATTGGAAGAGGTGGTGATGATGTGGATATGCCCGATATGCCTTCCAGCTCGGAGAGGAAGAGAGCTGCTGAACCTGAGGTGACAAAGCAGCCGGAGGTTGAGCCTGAGCCGGAACCGGAGCCAATGGAGGTGGCTGATGAGGAGAAGGAAGTGAAGCAGAGGAAAGCTGATGCGCAGAAGGAAAAGGAGGCTGGTAATGCTGCGTATAAGAAGAAGGATTTTGATACCGCGATTCAGCATTATTCGAAAGCTTTGGAATTGGATGATGAGGATGTTTCCTTTCTCACTAACCGTGCTGCTGTATACTTGGAAATGGGAAAG TATGAGGATTGCATAAAAGATTGTGATAAGGCTGTTGAAAGAGGACGAGAGTTAAGAGCAGACTACAAGATGATAGCAAGAGCTTTGACAAGGAAAGGAACTGCCATGGGTAAAACGGCAAAATGCTCTAAAGATTATGAACCTGTCATTGAGACTTACCAAAAAGCGCTTACAGAGCACCGTAACCCAGACACCCTGAAGAAACTCAATGAAGCTGAGAAGGCCAAGAAAGAACTAGAACAACAAGAATACTTCGATCCAAATTTGGCTGatgaggagagagaaaaag GGAATGAATACTTTAAGCAGCAGAAGTATCCTGAAGCTATTAAGCATTACACAGAGTCTATAAAAAGAAACCCACAAAATCCTAAG GCTTATAGTAACAGAGCTGCATGTTACACAAAACTGGGGGCAATGCCTGAAGGTTTAAAGGATGCAGAGAAGTGTATTGAGCTTGATCCGACCTTCACCAAGGGTTATACTCGGAAGGGTGCGGTTCAGTTTTTCATGAAAGAATATGAAAAGGCTTTGGAAACATATCAGGAAGGGTTGAAACATGATGCAAACAACCAGGAATTGCTTGAAGGGGTTCGAAG TTGTGTGAAGCAAATTAATAGAACCAGTCGTGGAGATGTAACTCCTGAAGAGTTGAAGGAGAGACAG GCTAAGGCAATGTCAGATCCAGAGATTCAGAACATCCTTCAAGACCCTGTTATGAGACAG GTATTGGTTGATTTCCAGGAAAATCCGAAGGCTGCACAGGAACATACCAAGAACCCGGGTGTGATGGACAAGATCCAAAAGCTGATCAGTGCCGGAATTGTCCAGATGAAGTAA
- the LOC11435750 gene encoding NAC domain-containing protein 7, whose translation MNNFSHVPPGFRFHPTDEELVDHYLRKKIASKRIDLDIIKDVDLYKIEPWDLQELCKIGSDEQTEWYFFSHKDKKYPTSSRTNRATKAGFWKATGRDKAIYSNHICLIGMRKTLVFYKGRAPNGQKSDWIMHEYRLETNENGTTPQEEGWVVCKVFKKRIATTMRKMDDSPCWYDDQVSFMQSELESPSRISSHHPYNASYQHQQQHYPCKQELDQLQYNIHINNNDANNFLQLPQLENLNSPMQCSLSTHSMTQEQYGQQQSMQMLYGGSNDLQAVVEQSNEWKALDKFVASRLSQDQDHASKGTSSYCNVAQQIALLSNDESKKSETGGQEHVTSISNSNCQIDTWK comes from the exons ATGAACAATTTCTCACACGTTCCTCCTGGATTTCGTTTCCATCCCACTGATGAAGAACTTGTTGATCACTACCTTAGGAAAAAGATAGCTTCTAAAAGGATTGATCTTGATATCATTAAAGATGTTGATCTCTATAAGATTGAGCCGTGGGATCTACAAG AGTTATGCAAAATAGGAAGTGATGAACAAACTGAATGGTACTTCTTTAGTCATAAAGATAAGAAGTATCCAACGAGCAGTCGTACAAATAGAGCTACAAAAGCAGGATTCTGGAAAGCTACAGGAAGAGACAAAGCAATTTATTCTAACCATATTTGTCTGATTGGAATGAGAAAGACTCTTGTCTTCTATAAAGGAAGAGCACCTAATGGTCAAAAATCTGATTGGATCATGCATGAGTATCGCttagaaacaaatgaaaatggaaCTACTCCTCAG GAAGAAGGATGGGTTGTGTGTAAAGTGTTCAAGAAACGAATAGCTACAACAATGAGGAAAATGGACGATTCACCATGTTGGTATGATGATCAAGTATCATTCATGCAATCAGAGCTTGAATCCCCAAGCAGAATTTCTTCTCATCACCCTTATAATGCATCATACCAACATCAACAACAGCATTATCCTTGCAAACAAGAGTTGGATCAATTGCAATACAATATACacattaataataatgatgCTAATAATTTCCTACAACTTCCACAACTAGAAAACCTCAATTCTCCTATGCAATGCTCATTATCAACACATTCAATGACTCAAGAACAATATGGCCAGCAACAAAGTATGCAAATGCTTTATGGTGGTAGCAATGATTTACAAGCAGTAGTGGAGCAATCAAATGAATGGAAAGCACTAGACAAATTTGTTGCTTCTCGTCTAAGTCAAGATCAAGATCATGCTTCTAAGGGAACTAGTAGTTATTGTAATGTGGCTCAACAAATTGCTTTGCTATCAAATGATGAATCCAAAAAATCAGAAACTGGTGGCCAGGAACATGTGACTTCAATCTCCAACTCAAATTGTCAGATTGACACGTGGAAATGA
- the LOC112421803 gene encoding uncharacterized protein, with amino-acid sequence MDSLTLARVPHSSIFKLFFVDIRKVSGVDWVLFYVLKIGIDNSWKEIVARPKVLNEKYFFKKPVYSGGNDLYWILKESVIVMDVDKEVIVREYPLPPLRVCRYLDVEYLWMGNHLSCIVHEDPIKTFQIYILDINSGKWSLYHEMVLFDYVVACGQLSVNDTKMILISILFGMNEQIIFQLCFPTKEKSATYFKKSILVTMSRLDD; translated from the coding sequence ATGGACAGTTTAACTTTAGCACGTGTTCCTCACTCTTCCATATTCAAGTTGTTCTTTGTAGACATTAGAAAGGTTTCAGGCGTCGATTGGGTTCTTTTTTATGTGCTAAAAATTGGAATAGATAACTCTTGGAAAGAGATAGTGGCTAGACCAAAAGTTCTCAAtgagaaatattttttcaaaaaaccaGTTTATAGTGGTGGCAATGATCTTTACTGGATACTAAAGGAATCAGTGATTGTGATGGATGTTGACAAGGAAGTTATTGTCAGAGAATATCCACTTCCCCCTCTACGGGTGTGTCGCTATCTAGATGTGGAGTATTTATGGATGGGAAATCACCTTTCTTGCATTGTGCATGAAGATCCCATTAAAACATTTCAAATTTACATTTTGGATATCAATTCAGGAAAATGGTCACTTTATCACGAGATGGTACTCTTTGATTATGTGGTTGCTTGCGGCCAGCTATCAGTTAATGATACTAAAATGATATTGATATCCATTCTTTTCGGGATGAATgaacaaattatctttcaatTATGTTTCCCTACAAAAGAAAAGTCAGCTACATACtttaaaaaatccattttggTTACAATGTCAAGACTAGACGATTGA